A single genomic interval of Porphyromonas sp. oral taxon 275 harbors:
- the nagA gene encoding N-acetylglucosamine-6-phosphate deacetylase: MYTQIVGGRIYTPSGWIDGGSVLIEGKQIKAVLNTELPVVGARLINARGSYIIPGGIETHVHGAAGADFMDGTVEAFRTAADYHLQNGTTTIYPTLSTSTYETIMKGIECTEVLLADETSSVEGLHLEGPYFSVKMAGAQLPELIRPARPEEYTKIMERGKGIIKRWDAAPEIEGTLDFGRYVKEFGVVTAIAHTEAGEPEIKAAWEHGYTLATHFYNAMKVSHKKGVYKVPGAVETILDLPDFDIEVICDGIHVPPLMVNLAYKVKGRERMALTTDALLYTGTPADFKDPTGHAIVEDGVCKLSDHSALAGSVATMDRLIRTAVQQCDIPLIDAVYMASTTPARIMSITDTKGAIEAGKDADILFLDEELQLHFVMHRGRVVRGEEYWA; encoded by the coding sequence ATGTATACACAAATAGTAGGAGGACGTATCTATACGCCCTCTGGCTGGATCGATGGGGGCTCCGTCCTCATCGAAGGCAAGCAGATCAAGGCAGTGCTGAATACCGAGCTCCCCGTCGTGGGGGCCCGCCTCATCAACGCACGTGGCTCCTACATCATCCCCGGCGGCATCGAGACGCACGTACACGGGGCCGCAGGTGCGGACTTCATGGACGGCACCGTCGAGGCCTTCCGCACGGCAGCGGACTACCACCTGCAGAACGGGACGACGACCATCTACCCCACCCTCTCCACCTCGACCTACGAGACGATCATGAAGGGCATCGAGTGCACCGAGGTACTGCTCGCGGACGAGACCTCCTCGGTCGAAGGCCTGCACCTCGAGGGGCCTTACTTCTCCGTCAAGATGGCCGGTGCCCAGCTCCCCGAGCTGATCCGCCCCGCCCGCCCCGAGGAGTACACCAAGATCATGGAGCGCGGTAAGGGCATCATCAAGCGCTGGGACGCAGCCCCCGAGATCGAGGGTACGCTGGACTTCGGACGCTATGTCAAGGAGTTCGGCGTCGTCACCGCCATCGCCCACACCGAGGCTGGCGAACCCGAGATCAAGGCTGCCTGGGAGCATGGCTATACGCTGGCCACGCACTTCTACAACGCGATGAAGGTCTCCCACAAGAAGGGCGTCTATAAGGTCCCTGGTGCGGTAGAGACGATCCTCGACCTGCCTGACTTCGACATCGAGGTCATCTGCGACGGCATCCACGTGCCCCCGCTGATGGTCAACCTCGCCTACAAGGTCAAGGGTCGCGAACGTATGGCGCTCACCACCGACGCCCTGCTGTACACGGGTACCCCCGCGGACTTCAAGGATCCTACGGGGCACGCCATCGTCGAGGACGGCGTGTGCAAGCTCTCCGACCACTCGGCACTGGCGGGCAGCGTCGCTACGATGGATAGACTCATCCGCACGGCCGTACAGCAGTGCGACATCCCTCTGATCGACGCCGTCTATATGGCCTCGACGACGCCCGCCCGCATCATGAGCATCACCGACACCAAGGGGGCAATCGAGGCAGGCAAGGATGCCGATATCCTCTTCCTCGACGAGGAGCTGCAGCTGCACTTCGTCATGCACCGCGGTCGCGTCGTCCGTGGCGAGGAGTACTGGGCTTAG